One Streptomyces hundungensis DNA segment encodes these proteins:
- a CDS encoding LLM class flavin-dependent oxidoreductase produces MEFGLFVQGYVPAARSAVDPMAEHKALMEETKYVIQADKSGFKYAWASEHHFLEEYSHLSANEVFLGYLAHATERIHLGSGIFNPLAQVNHPVKVAEKVAMLDHLSEGRFEFGSGRGAGSHEILGFIPGVTDMNYTKEIWEETIAEFPKMWLQEEYPGFQGKHWSLPPRKIFPKPYGKSHPAMWYAAGSPPSYAMAARKGLGVLGFSVQKVSDMEWVLEQYKTAIQEAEPIGDFVNDNVMVTSTAICAPTHDEAVRIAVNGGLNRLQSLVFRYHDTFPRPEGIPEWPELLPEYSAEIIELLIAEELMICGDPGEVAAQCKRWEQAGADQLSFGLPIGVSFEDTLQTIRLIGEHVIPKIDTDPVHRTTRFRATTTP; encoded by the coding sequence TTGGAATTCGGACTCTTTGTGCAGGGATACGTGCCGGCGGCACGGTCCGCGGTCGATCCCATGGCGGAGCACAAGGCGCTGATGGAGGAGACGAAGTACGTCATCCAGGCCGACAAGTCCGGCTTCAAGTACGCCTGGGCCTCCGAGCACCACTTCCTGGAGGAGTACTCCCACCTCTCGGCCAACGAGGTCTTCCTCGGCTACCTCGCGCACGCCACCGAGCGCATCCACCTCGGCTCGGGCATCTTCAACCCGCTGGCCCAGGTCAACCACCCGGTGAAGGTCGCCGAGAAGGTGGCCATGCTCGACCACCTCTCCGAGGGACGCTTCGAGTTCGGCAGCGGGCGCGGCGCGGGGTCGCACGAGATCCTGGGGTTCATACCGGGCGTCACCGACATGAACTACACCAAGGAGATCTGGGAAGAGACCATCGCGGAGTTCCCCAAGATGTGGCTCCAGGAGGAGTACCCGGGGTTCCAGGGCAAGCACTGGTCGCTGCCGCCCCGCAAGATCTTCCCCAAGCCGTACGGGAAGTCACACCCGGCCATGTGGTACGCCGCCGGGTCGCCGCCCTCGTACGCCATGGCGGCGCGCAAGGGGCTCGGGGTGCTCGGGTTCTCCGTGCAGAAGGTCTCCGACATGGAGTGGGTCCTTGAGCAGTACAAGACGGCCATCCAGGAGGCCGAGCCGATCGGTGACTTCGTCAACGACAACGTCATGGTGACGTCGACGGCCATCTGTGCGCCCACGCACGACGAGGCGGTCCGGATCGCCGTGAACGGCGGGCTCAACCGGCTCCAGTCGCTGGTGTTCCGCTACCACGACACGTTCCCCCGTCCCGAGGGGATTCCGGAGTGGCCCGAGCTCCTGCCGGAGTACAGCGCGGAGATCATCGAGTTGCTCATCGCGGAGGAGCTGATGATCTGCGGGGATCCGGGGGAGGTTGCGGCGCAGTGCAAGCGGTGGGAGCAGGCGGGGGCGGATCAGTTGTCGTTCGGGCTGCCGATCGGGGTGTCCTTCGAGGACACGCTCCAGACGATTCGGCTCATCGGGGAGCATGTCATTCCGAAGATCGACACGGACCCGGTCCACCGCACGACCCGCTTCCGCGCGACCACAACCCCCTGA
- a CDS encoding N-acyl-D-amino-acid deacylase family protein → MLDHLIKGATLVDGTGAPPRTADVGIRGGRIALVEAPGTVTEAAASSEDASGLVLAPGFVDPHTHYDAQLFWDPYATPSMNHGVTTVAGGNCGFTLAPLHPDRPEDADYTRRMMSKVEGMSLKALEEGVSWGWSSFGDYLGALEGRIAVNAGFMVGHCALRRHVMGPDAVGGQPTPEQLDAMLALLHDAMDAGAWGLSTTQSSTHSDGDGRPVASRHALPAELLALSAAVGQHEGTQLEAIVAGCLDQFADDEIDLLVEMSAAAGRPLNWNVLTIDAAVPERVPRQLVPSERARKAGGRIVALTMPILTPMNMSLGTFCALNLIPGWGDILALPVPERIDRLRDAGVRAEMLRRADSKEAGIFRRLANFGRYVIGDTYSPENEGLSGRVVGDIAAERGLDPFHCLVEICANDRLRTVLWPMPTDNDPATWALRRETWEHEDVLLGGSDAGAHLDRMCGAPYTTRFLGDCLRGRRLVPLERAVKMLTDDPARLFGLRERGRIEEGFHADLVLFDPERIEAGPATLVHDLPGDSPRLDSKAIGIVSVRVNGVETLRDDRVTGAVPGTVLRSGRDTRTVSTK, encoded by the coding sequence ATGCTCGACCACCTGATCAAGGGCGCCACCCTCGTGGACGGCACCGGCGCCCCGCCCCGGACCGCCGACGTCGGGATCCGGGGCGGCCGGATCGCCCTCGTCGAAGCCCCCGGCACCGTCACCGAGGCCGCCGCGAGCAGCGAGGACGCCTCCGGTCTCGTCCTCGCCCCCGGTTTCGTCGACCCGCACACCCACTACGACGCCCAGCTCTTCTGGGACCCGTACGCCACCCCGTCCATGAACCACGGCGTGACCACCGTCGCCGGCGGCAACTGCGGATTCACCCTCGCCCCGCTCCACCCGGACCGTCCCGAGGACGCCGACTACACCCGCCGGATGATGTCCAAGGTGGAGGGCATGTCCCTCAAGGCCCTTGAGGAAGGCGTCAGTTGGGGGTGGTCCAGCTTCGGTGACTACCTCGGCGCGCTGGAGGGGCGCATCGCCGTGAACGCCGGGTTCATGGTCGGGCACTGCGCCCTGCGACGCCATGTCATGGGCCCGGACGCGGTCGGCGGACAGCCCACCCCCGAGCAGCTCGACGCCATGCTCGCGCTGCTCCACGACGCGATGGACGCCGGCGCCTGGGGTCTGTCCACCACCCAGTCCTCCACCCACTCCGACGGCGACGGCAGGCCCGTCGCCTCCCGGCACGCGCTGCCCGCCGAACTCCTCGCGCTGAGCGCGGCCGTCGGGCAGCACGAGGGGACACAGCTCGAAGCGATCGTCGCCGGGTGCCTCGACCAGTTCGCGGACGACGAGATCGACCTACTGGTGGAGATGAGCGCCGCCGCGGGACGCCCGCTCAACTGGAACGTACTGACCATCGACGCCGCCGTACCCGAACGCGTACCGCGTCAGCTCGTGCCAAGTGAGCGCGCCCGCAAGGCCGGTGGGCGGATCGTGGCGTTGACCATGCCGATCCTCACGCCGATGAACATGTCGCTCGGCACGTTCTGCGCCCTCAACCTCATCCCCGGCTGGGGCGACATCCTCGCCCTGCCCGTCCCCGAGCGCATCGACCGGCTGCGCGACGCCGGCGTACGGGCCGAGATGCTGCGCCGCGCCGACAGCAAGGAGGCCGGGATCTTCCGCCGCCTCGCCAACTTCGGGCGGTACGTCATCGGCGACACCTACAGCCCCGAGAACGAGGGCCTTTCGGGGCGGGTCGTCGGCGACATCGCCGCCGAGCGGGGGCTCGACCCCTTCCACTGCCTCGTCGAGATCTGCGCCAACGACCGTTTGCGTACGGTGCTGTGGCCCATGCCGACCGACAACGACCCCGCCACCTGGGCGCTGCGGCGCGAGACGTGGGAGCACGAGGACGTGCTGCTCGGCGGGTCCGACGCGGGGGCGCACCTGGACCGGATGTGCGGGGCGCCGTACACCACGCGCTTCCTCGGGGACTGTCTGCGCGGGCGCAGGCTCGTCCCGCTGGAGCGGGCCGTGAAGATGCTCACCGACGATCCTGCCCGGCTCTTCGGGTTGCGGGAGCGCGGCCGCATCGAGGAGGGGTTCCATGCCGACCTCGTCCTGTTCGACCCGGAACGGATCGAGGCCGGGCCCGCCACTCTCGTGCACGACCTGCCGGGCGACAGCCCCCGGCTCGACTCCAAGGCGATCGGCATCGTCTCGGTACGGGTCAACGGCGTCGAGACGCTCCGCGACGACCGGGTGACGGGGGCCGTGCCCGGCACGGTCCTGCGCTCCGGACGCGACACCAGGACGGTGAGCACCAAGTGA
- a CDS encoding CehA/McbA family metallohydrolase produces MTEHGPGPGPIGRRGLLATSAATALTLATVSFANAAPGSDPQRPDETRVVRGTLPPGSPDFVYLPVEVPHGVRELAVSYAYEKASVPAGTQNNALDIGIFDERGTALGGAGFRGWSGGARTAFFLRADDATPGYLRGPVRAGTWHIALGPYTVAPQGLPYTVTITLKYGGGTGPTPTPVYPPPRAKGRGRAWYRGDCHLHSVHSDGGRTPAEIAALARAAGLDFINTSEHNTTSGHRAWEGLWGDDLLIMTGEEITTRNGHVLALGTEPGHFIDWRYRARDNRFGHFAREVRAAGGLVVPAHPHATCVGCNWKFGFGDADAVEVWNGTYTPDDEVSLAEWDNSLALAARSGRPWLPAMGNSDAHRDPDRVGGPQTAVLADDLTKRAIQAGLRAGHSYVAESAALSLSFTVSGGHGQHAGIGERLRAAPDESVTARLEMTGAPPGCTAAFVTDQGTLYTTPLAASGTATATWETTPAYATYIRAEVRHAPTTPGLPGPLAAFTNPIFLTP; encoded by the coding sequence ATGACCGAGCACGGACCCGGACCCGGACCCATCGGCAGGCGAGGCCTCCTCGCGACGAGCGCCGCCACCGCCCTCACCTTGGCAACCGTAAGCTTCGCGAACGCCGCACCCGGCAGCGACCCCCAGCGCCCCGACGAGACCCGGGTGGTGCGCGGCACCCTACCCCCCGGCTCCCCCGACTTCGTCTACCTCCCCGTCGAAGTCCCGCACGGCGTACGCGAGTTGGCCGTCTCGTACGCGTACGAGAAAGCGAGCGTGCCGGCCGGCACCCAGAACAACGCCCTCGACATCGGCATCTTCGACGAGCGCGGCACGGCCCTCGGCGGGGCCGGCTTCCGGGGCTGGTCGGGCGGCGCCCGTACCGCGTTCTTCCTGCGCGCCGACGACGCGACCCCGGGCTATCTGCGCGGCCCCGTGCGCGCCGGGACCTGGCACATCGCGCTGGGCCCGTACACGGTCGCCCCGCAGGGCCTGCCGTACACGGTGACGATCACACTGAAGTACGGCGGCGGGACGGGCCCGACGCCGACCCCGGTCTACCCGCCGCCCCGGGCCAAGGGACGCGGCCGGGCCTGGTACCGCGGCGACTGCCACCTGCACTCCGTGCACTCCGACGGCGGCCGCACCCCGGCCGAGATCGCGGCGCTCGCGCGGGCGGCCGGCCTGGACTTCATCAACACCTCCGAGCACAACACCACCTCCGGCCACCGGGCCTGGGAGGGCCTGTGGGGCGACGACCTGCTGATCATGACGGGCGAGGAGATCACCACCCGCAACGGCCATGTGCTGGCGCTCGGCACCGAGCCCGGCCATTTCATCGACTGGCGCTACCGGGCCCGGGACAACCGTTTCGGCCACTTCGCCCGCGAGGTCCGCGCGGCGGGCGGCCTGGTGGTCCCCGCCCACCCGCACGCCACCTGCGTCGGCTGCAACTGGAAGTTCGGCTTCGGTGACGCGGACGCGGTGGAGGTGTGGAACGGCACGTATACCCCGGACGACGAGGTCTCCCTCGCCGAATGGGACAACTCCCTTGCGCTAGCCGCCCGTTCGGGCCGTCCGTGGCTTCCGGCGATGGGCAACAGCGACGCCCACCGCGACCCGGACCGCGTCGGCGGCCCACAGACGGCGGTGCTGGCCGACGATCTGACGAAGCGGGCGATCCAGGCGGGGCTGAGAGCGGGCCACTCCTATGTGGCGGAGTCGGCCGCGCTCTCGCTGTCCTTCACCGTCTCCGGGGGCCACGGGCAGCACGCGGGCATCGGCGAGCGGCTGCGGGCGGCGCCCGACGAGTCGGTCACGGCCCGCCTGGAGATGACCGGCGCGCCGCCCGGCTGCACCGCCGCCTTCGTCACCGACCAGGGCACCCTGTACACGACCCCGCTCGCTGCCTCCGGCACCGCGACCGCGACGTGGGAGACCACGCCGGCGTACGCGACGTACATCCGCGCCGAGGTCCGCCACGCCCCGACCACCCCGGGCCTGCCGGGCCCCCTGGCAGCCTTCACAAACCCCATATTCCTAACCCCCTGA
- a CDS encoding TIGR03619 family F420-dependent LLM class oxidoreductase, whose protein sequence is MRIAVTVFLTDQTITPVRLARELEARGFAGLYLPEHTHIPVERTTPYPAGGELPAEYGRTLDPFVALGQVSAVTEHLHLGTGITLVAQRDPIDLAKQIATLDHLSGGRFTLGLGFGWNKEEAADHGVEWGTRRELVRDRVALMRALWAAEPTAYEGEFGSVRASHAHPKPYRDGAPRILVGGAAGPKLFAHIAEYADGWLPIGGRGLSESLPVLRRVWEDAGRAASDLRVVPYAVLPAPGKLAHYAELGIEEVVLQLPSADETGVLKVLDEYAPYL, encoded by the coding sequence ATGCGCATCGCCGTCACCGTCTTCCTGACCGACCAGACGATCACCCCCGTCCGACTCGCCCGGGAACTGGAGGCCCGCGGATTCGCCGGCCTCTATCTCCCCGAGCACACCCACATCCCGGTGGAGCGGACCACCCCCTACCCGGCGGGCGGCGAGCTCCCGGCGGAGTACGGCCGCACCCTCGACCCGTTCGTGGCGCTCGGCCAGGTCTCGGCGGTCACCGAGCACCTGCACCTCGGCACCGGCATCACCCTGGTCGCCCAGCGCGACCCCATCGACCTCGCCAAGCAGATCGCGACCCTGGACCACCTCAGCGGCGGCCGCTTCACGCTCGGGCTCGGGTTCGGCTGGAACAAGGAGGAGGCCGCCGACCACGGGGTGGAGTGGGGCACCCGGCGTGAACTGGTCCGCGACCGCGTGGCCCTGATGCGCGCCCTGTGGGCGGCCGAACCGACCGCGTACGAGGGCGAGTTCGGGTCGGTGCGGGCCTCCCACGCCCACCCCAAGCCGTACCGCGACGGCGCGCCCCGCATCCTCGTCGGCGGCGCCGCCGGGCCCAAGCTGTTCGCCCACATCGCCGAGTACGCGGACGGCTGGTTGCCCATCGGCGGGCGCGGCCTGAGTGAGTCGCTGCCGGTGCTGCGCCGGGTGTGGGAGGACGCCGGGCGCGCGGCGAGCGACCTCCGCGTCGTCCCGTACGCGGTCCTGCCGGCCCCCGGCAAGCTCGCCCACTACGCGGAGCTCGGCATCGAGGAGGTCGTCCTGCAACTGCCGTCGGCAGACGAGACGGGCGTGCTGAAGGTGCTGGACGAGTACGCCCCGTATCTGTAG
- a CDS encoding CocE/NonD family hydrolase, translating to MTSDGTRPNTAPSLYPELDEGALAGVVQALRTGDTSTLGPARAAEVAETRQVATFLDGVRVPAGEGVELDAALWLHNGDGPHPLIVMPSPWAKQGWLVYTIQAMRFARRGYHVLAYTARGFGESGGEVEVAGEKDIADGIAALDHLVSRAGGPEAVGRIGFLGDSYGSGISQLVAAEERRVDAVVALSTWGDLGEAFYENNTRHVAAVKTLLNAASTARLSERTQRAFDDVLANENVEETLVWAAERSPYHRVDKLNSRAVPVFFAQAWHETLFPGNQTLKTFNALSGPKRLLWSIGDHSGPEMTGILGLPNRVWEEAHSWFDQHLLETDGDEARAAAFDSESGARDQVVSEVMWGRALESRPTWHAATGTPERFYLTGPPEDGKDGGLLDKPTNGWHTTFTTGTDTPATVADQILLTGYAELAGLPKVYRTGRIDRAAAGVWTSAPLPSRHQLRGVPRLRVTLAPSEPDATFVAYLFDVDALGFARIITHAPYTVLGATPHTPAGADIALQVTGYDVRAGHRLMLVLDSVDPFYGDANTNPGTLTITSPDEEPSYLELPLS from the coding sequence GTGACTTCAGACGGAACGCGACCGAACACCGCGCCGAGCCTCTATCCGGAACTGGACGAAGGGGCGCTCGCAGGGGTCGTACAGGCGCTGCGCACCGGCGACACCTCGACGCTCGGCCCCGCGCGGGCGGCCGAGGTCGCCGAGACACGGCAGGTGGCCACCTTCCTGGACGGGGTGCGGGTGCCGGCCGGCGAAGGCGTGGAGCTCGACGCCGCGTTATGGCTGCACAACGGCGACGGGCCGCACCCGCTGATCGTCATGCCCTCGCCGTGGGCCAAGCAGGGCTGGCTCGTCTACACCATCCAGGCCATGCGCTTCGCCCGGCGCGGCTACCACGTACTGGCCTACACCGCGCGGGGCTTCGGCGAGTCCGGCGGCGAGGTCGAGGTGGCCGGCGAGAAGGACATCGCCGACGGCATCGCGGCGCTCGACCACCTCGTCTCGCGGGCCGGCGGTCCGGAGGCGGTCGGCCGCATCGGCTTCCTCGGCGACTCCTACGGCTCCGGCATCAGCCAGCTGGTCGCCGCCGAGGAGCGCCGGGTCGACGCCGTGGTCGCGCTCAGCACCTGGGGCGACCTGGGCGAGGCCTTCTACGAGAACAACACCCGCCATGTGGCCGCCGTGAAGACGCTCCTGAACGCCGCCTCGACCGCCCGTCTCAGTGAGCGCACGCAGCGGGCCTTCGACGACGTCCTGGCCAACGAGAACGTCGAGGAGACGCTGGTGTGGGCGGCCGAGCGCTCGCCCTACCACCGCGTCGACAAGCTCAACTCCCGTGCGGTACCGGTGTTCTTCGCGCAGGCTTGGCACGAGACGCTGTTCCCCGGCAACCAGACGCTGAAGACGTTCAACGCGCTCAGCGGCCCCAAGCGGCTGCTCTGGTCGATCGGCGACCACTCGGGCCCCGAGATGACCGGCATCCTCGGGCTGCCCAACCGCGTCTGGGAGGAAGCCCACAGCTGGTTCGACCAGCATCTGCTGGAGACCGACGGCGACGAGGCCCGGGCCGCCGCCTTCGACTCCGAGTCCGGCGCCCGGGACCAGGTCGTCAGCGAGGTCATGTGGGGCCGGGCCCTGGAGTCCCGGCCGACCTGGCACGCGGCGACCGGCACCCCCGAGCGCTTCTACCTCACCGGGCCGCCCGAGGACGGCAAGGACGGAGGCCTGCTCGACAAGCCCACCAACGGCTGGCACACCACGTTCACCACCGGCACCGACACCCCGGCCACCGTCGCCGACCAGATCCTGCTCACCGGCTACGCGGAACTCGCCGGGCTCCCCAAGGTGTACCGGACGGGCCGCATCGACCGGGCGGCGGCCGGGGTGTGGACGAGCGCGCCGCTGCCCTCCCGCCACCAGCTGCGCGGCGTGCCCCGGCTGCGGGTGACCCTGGCGCCGAGCGAGCCGGACGCCACGTTCGTCGCGTACCTCTTCGACGTCGACGCGCTCGGCTTCGCCCGCATCATCACCCACGCCCCGTACACCGTGCTGGGCGCCACCCCGCACACCCCGGCCGGCGCCGACATCGCGCTCCAGGTCACCGGGTACGACGTACGGGCCGGGCACCGCCTCATGCTGGTCCTGGACTCGGTGGACCCGTTCTACGGTGACGCCAACACCAACCCGGGCACCCTCACCATCACCTCGCCCGACGAGGAGCCCTCGTACCTGGAACTCCCCCTGAGCTGA
- a CDS encoding SDR family NAD(P)-dependent oxidoreductase, with the protein MGKLDGRVVFITGGARGQGEQEARLFVAEGARVVITDVLDEQGEALAKELGPEVARYLHLDVSREEEWTAAVTAAKDAFGSVDGLVNNAGILRFNALVDTPLDEFMRVVQVNQVGCFLGIKTVAPEIGAAGGGTIVNTASYTALTGMSAVGTYAATKHAILGLTRVAAMELAHLGIRVNAVCPGAIDTAMSNPAQLDPTADHAETSAALDDLYRKLVPLGRVGKPEEVAALALFLSSQDSSYITGQPFVIDGGWLAGVSLF; encoded by the coding sequence GCGGACAGGGCGAACAGGAGGCGCGGCTGTTCGTGGCCGAAGGGGCCAGGGTCGTCATCACCGACGTCCTGGACGAGCAAGGAGAGGCCCTTGCCAAGGAGTTGGGGCCGGAGGTGGCCCGCTATCTCCATCTCGACGTGAGCCGCGAAGAGGAGTGGACGGCGGCCGTCACCGCCGCCAAGGACGCCTTCGGAAGCGTGGACGGCCTGGTGAACAACGCCGGGATCCTGCGCTTCAACGCCCTGGTGGACACGCCCCTGGACGAGTTCATGCGGGTGGTCCAGGTCAACCAGGTGGGCTGCTTCCTCGGCATCAAGACCGTCGCCCCGGAGATCGGCGCGGCGGGCGGCGGCACCATCGTCAACACCGCCTCGTACACGGCGCTGACCGGGATGAGCGCGGTCGGCACCTATGCGGCCACCAAACACGCCATCCTCGGGCTCACCCGGGTCGCCGCGATGGAACTCGCCCACCTGGGCATCCGGGTCAACGCGGTGTGCCCCGGCGCCATCGACACCGCGATGTCCAACCCCGCGCAACTGGACCCGACGGCGGACCACGCGGAGACCTCGGCCGCCCTCGACGACCTCTACCGCAAGCTCGTCCCGCTGGGCCGGGTGGGCAAACCCGAGGAAGTGGCGGCGCTGGCCCTGTTCCTGTCGAGCCAGGACTCCTCGTACATCACGGGCCAGCCGTTCGTGATCGACGGGGGGTGGCTGGCGGGGGTTTCGCTCTTCTGA
- a CDS encoding aldehyde dehydrogenase family protein — MSDPQVGLAERKLFIAGEWVEPDGGHYPVLDPATEDVVGFAPEASREQVYRAAAAAREAFGAWSRTRPEERAAILDRAADLMQRDGAANTELARAETGATTATARGMQVAVGVARFRRYAKGALEPVEQALVPQINEAGPMGRAGVFGALAVRQPVGVVTCVTSYNNPWANPAGKVAPALAMGNTVVVKPAPQDPLSVFKMAEALEEAGVPRGVVNVVTGSAPAVGEAAVDAPDVDMVSFTGSTAVGQRIAEVCGRHMKRQLMELGGKGAAIVFDDADLGSAVGGIVTTFSFYSGQICTAPTRVLVQRGVHDQLVDKLAEYAGFLKVGDPAAPDTVLGPVISAAHRDRVESYVELGRKEGATVVTGGQRPPLERGFYVAPTLLAECTNDMRVAREEIFGPVVVVIPFDDEEEAIALANDSEYGLLDYVWSGDVARAFRVARRLRAGGVGVNTIGRNMEAPFGGFKRSGVGRDVGSYALHAYSELQSLVWPG; from the coding sequence GTGAGTGATCCCCAAGTCGGCCTCGCTGAGCGGAAGTTGTTCATCGCGGGGGAGTGGGTCGAGCCCGACGGGGGGCACTACCCCGTGCTCGACCCGGCCACCGAGGACGTGGTGGGGTTCGCGCCCGAGGCCTCCCGTGAGCAGGTGTACCGGGCGGCCGCCGCCGCTCGGGAGGCCTTCGGCGCGTGGTCGCGTACCCGCCCCGAGGAGCGGGCCGCGATCCTGGACCGGGCCGCCGACCTCATGCAGCGCGACGGGGCCGCGAACACCGAGCTCGCCCGTGCCGAGACCGGCGCCACCACCGCCACCGCGCGCGGGATGCAGGTCGCGGTGGGGGTGGCGCGGTTCCGGCGGTATGCCAAGGGCGCCCTGGAGCCGGTGGAGCAGGCGCTCGTGCCGCAGATCAACGAGGCGGGCCCGATGGGGCGGGCCGGGGTGTTCGGCGCGCTCGCGGTGCGCCAGCCGGTCGGGGTGGTCACCTGCGTCACCTCGTACAACAATCCCTGGGCGAACCCGGCGGGGAAGGTCGCGCCCGCGCTGGCCATGGGCAACACGGTCGTGGTGAAGCCCGCGCCGCAGGACCCGCTGTCGGTGTTCAAGATGGCCGAGGCGCTGGAGGAGGCGGGGGTGCCGCGCGGGGTGGTGAACGTGGTCACCGGGTCCGCCCCGGCGGTCGGCGAGGCAGCCGTCGACGCACCCGACGTCGACATGGTCTCCTTCACCGGCTCCACCGCCGTGGGGCAGCGCATCGCCGAGGTGTGCGGACGCCATATGAAACGGCAGTTGATGGAGTTGGGCGGCAAAGGGGCCGCGATCGTCTTCGACGACGCCGACCTCGGCTCGGCGGTCGGCGGCATCGTGACCACGTTCTCCTTCTACAGCGGCCAGATCTGCACCGCGCCGACCCGGGTCCTGGTGCAGCGGGGCGTCCACGACCAACTGGTCGACAAACTCGCGGAGTACGCCGGATTCCTGAAGGTCGGCGACCCCGCCGCCCCGGACACGGTGCTCGGCCCGGTGATCTCGGCGGCCCACCGCGACCGGGTGGAGTCGTATGTGGAGCTGGGCCGCAAGGAGGGGGCGACGGTGGTCACGGGCGGCCAACGCCCCCCACTGGAGCGGGGGTTCTATGTGGCCCCGACCCTCCTCGCGGAGTGCACCAACGACATGCGGGTGGCGCGCGAGGAGATCTTCGGGCCGGTCGTCGTGGTCATCCCGTTCGACGACGAGGAGGAGGCCATCGCGCTGGCCAACGACAGCGAGTACGGCCTGCTCGACTATGTGTGGTCCGGTGACGTGGCCCGCGCGTTCCGGGTGGCGCGGCGGTTGCGTGCGGGTGGGGTGGGGGTGAACACGATCGGGCGGAACATGGAGGCGCCGTTCGGGGGGTTCAAGCGGAGTGGGGTGGGGCGGGATGTCGGCTCGTACGCGCTGCACGCGTACAGCGAACTCCAGTCGCTCGTCTGGCCCGGCTGA